The following coding sequences lie in one Spirosoma sp. KUDC1026 genomic window:
- a CDS encoding M20/M25/M40 family metallo-hydrolase → MKKLVLFLLLGGCSTYAQSLTKPESTLVATVKKQMPETEAFLEKVVNINSGSLNKEGVRQVGNLMGDEFKKLGFTVEWVTLPDSLNRAGHLVATRQGKKGKKLFLIGHLDTVFEKSLPMEPYTHTSDSTITGQGVNDIKGGDVMIIAALKAMQQQQLLDDTNITVYLTGDEESGGGMASRLDFIERAKRCDLALAFETAQGLNLVTTGRRGSSSWTLDVRARSGHSSRIFSDLGYGAIYEAARILTEFRRVLGQEQYLTFNPGLIVGGADVKYDDKTAEARAVGKTNIIAGSALVKGDLRFLGEAQKEKARVRMHEIVSKSLPLTGSKITFVDGIPSMEPTAANDKLRLEVDKVSRDMGLGPVAAGDPGSRGAGDVSFIAEYLPCIDGLGASGKGAHSIEETMNSKEYPLLIQRTAVLLYRLTR, encoded by the coding sequence ATGAAAAAACTTGTCCTGTTCTTGCTGCTGGGCGGCTGTTCGACCTATGCTCAGTCACTGACCAAACCCGAATCAACGCTGGTGGCAACGGTGAAAAAACAGATGCCGGAAACCGAAGCGTTTCTGGAAAAGGTCGTCAACATCAACAGTGGCTCGCTCAATAAAGAAGGCGTTCGGCAGGTGGGCAACCTGATGGGGGACGAATTCAAAAAGCTGGGCTTTACCGTCGAGTGGGTTACGTTACCGGATTCGCTCAACCGGGCGGGGCACCTGGTGGCTACCCGGCAGGGCAAGAAAGGGAAAAAGCTTTTTCTGATTGGTCACTTAGATACGGTGTTTGAGAAGAGTCTGCCGATGGAGCCGTATACGCACACCAGCGACTCGACAATAACGGGGCAGGGCGTGAACGACATAAAGGGTGGTGATGTCATGATCATTGCCGCGCTAAAAGCCATGCAGCAGCAGCAATTGCTGGATGACACCAATATCACAGTCTATTTGACGGGTGATGAAGAAAGTGGAGGGGGCATGGCAAGCCGCCTGGATTTTATCGAGCGGGCTAAAAGGTGCGATCTGGCGCTAGCCTTCGAAACGGCGCAGGGCCTTAATCTCGTCACGACTGGTCGGCGGGGATCGAGTAGCTGGACATTGGATGTACGAGCGCGCTCAGGCCACTCGTCGCGGATTTTCAGTGACCTGGGCTACGGAGCCATCTACGAAGCTGCCCGAATTCTGACCGAGTTTCGGCGGGTGTTGGGGCAGGAGCAGTACCTGACCTTTAACCCCGGCCTGATCGTGGGTGGGGCCGACGTAAAATACGACGACAAAACGGCCGAAGCGCGTGCTGTCGGCAAAACGAATATTATTGCTGGCTCAGCGCTGGTAAAAGGCGATTTACGGTTTCTGGGCGAAGCGCAGAAAGAAAAGGCGCGTGTCCGGATGCACGAAATCGTGAGCAAAAGCCTGCCGCTGACTGGTTCGAAAATTACGTTCGTGGATGGTATTCCGTCGATGGAGCCAACTGCCGCCAACGACAAGCTGCGTCTGGAGGTGGATAAAGTTAGCCGGGACATGGGGCTTGGTCCCGTTGCTGCTGGGGATCCGGGTTCGCGCGGGGCGGGTGACGTATCGTTTATCGCCGAATACCTGCCCTGCATTGATGGTTTGGGTGCATCGGGCAAAGGGGCGCACAGCATTGAAGAAACCATGAACAGCAAGGAGTACCCGCTCCTGATTCAACGTACCGCCGTGCTGCTGTACCGCCTGACGCGGTAA
- a CDS encoding tetratricopeptide repeat protein codes for MEAQFDDDLRLLTNALRQETFRFILIGHNRYSLYKEIAARIESLYPIRTTVLRLTGKEYRQIADDITGVKDGIILIPDFGWLFQSGNEDTCVAFNQRRDAFARLNIAFVCFIEPNEFAQVPYKVPDWWSLRSLELDFHRDKLEEVGSFQPAYLEEMSSLGGQTKEEKQTEINRLLQQIDTIYSENDFLLASNLFQIGRIFYDLFDYTEANEYYQKSLTIFRKIGNTFEECILLNNISQIHDAIGNYDLALSYLQQSLALQDDIGDSDLEASILNNIGQIYYVWGDYNTALEYLERSLSLTQDKEKEGVTLSNIGNIYTHLGEYDKALEIFQHSLNIQIASRNLRGQGLALNNISQVYTSQGDYTNALACLHESLIIRQRIGDKKGIGSNLNNIGLIHYTYENYENALKYFQQSLEINQQIDNKSGMATALLNIGDLYLDWGQDIKRAISSLKRALELFKQLKSPSIKTVQKALDAIREQIGNERYNELIQSV; via the coding sequence ATGGAAGCTCAATTTGATGACGATTTACGTCTACTGACAAATGCGCTCCGGCAGGAAACCTTCCGTTTTATTCTGATCGGCCACAACCGCTATAGTCTCTACAAAGAGATTGCCGCCCGAATAGAGTCTTTGTATCCAATCCGCACCACAGTCTTACGGTTGACAGGTAAAGAGTACCGACAAATAGCTGACGACATTACGGGGGTAAAAGATGGCATTATCCTTATTCCTGATTTTGGCTGGCTATTTCAGTCAGGTAATGAAGATACCTGCGTTGCCTTCAATCAGCGTCGTGATGCCTTTGCCCGTTTGAATATTGCTTTTGTCTGCTTTATCGAACCTAATGAATTTGCTCAAGTTCCCTATAAAGTTCCTGATTGGTGGTCATTACGTTCTCTTGAATTGGATTTTCATCGAGATAAGCTAGAAGAGGTAGGCTCATTTCAACCTGCTTATTTAGAGGAAATGTCGTCTTTAGGAGGACAAACGAAAGAAGAAAAACAGACAGAAATCAATAGACTTCTTCAACAAATAGATACTATATATTCAGAAAACGATTTCCTACTTGCGTCTAATTTATTCCAGATAGGAAGAATTTTTTATGATTTATTTGATTATACAGAAGCAAACGAATATTATCAAAAAAGTCTTACTATTTTTCGAAAAATAGGAAATACATTTGAGGAATGTATACTTCTCAACAATATAAGTCAAATTCATGATGCAATAGGCAATTACGATTTGGCCTTGAGTTATCTTCAACAAAGTTTGGCGTTACAGGACGATATTGGAGATAGTGACTTAGAGGCAAGCATACTAAACAACATTGGCCAAATATACTACGTGTGGGGAGATTATAACACTGCGTTAGAATATTTGGAGAGAAGTTTATCTTTAACTCAAGATAAAGAGAAAGAAGGTGTAACGCTAAGTAATATTGGTAATATTTATACACATCTTGGGGAATACGACAAAGCATTAGAAATTTTCCAACACAGTTTAAATATTCAGATAGCCAGCAGAAACTTACGTGGTCAAGGTCTAGCTCTTAATAATATTAGTCAAGTCTATACCTCTCAAGGAGATTATACAAACGCTTTGGCCTGTCTTCATGAAAGCCTTATTATTAGGCAGCGTATAGGAGACAAAAAAGGAATAGGATCCAATTTAAATAACATTGGATTAATTCACTATACCTACGAAAACTATGAAAACGCTTTAAAATATTTCCAGCAAAGTCTAGAAATAAACCAGCAAATAGATAATAAGAGCGGTATGGCGACAGCATTATTAAATATTGGTGATCTTTATCTTGATTGGGGTCAAGACATTAAAAGAGCTATCAGTTCTTTAAAAAGAGCGCTTGAATTATTTAAACAACTTAAATCTCCAAGCATTAAGACCGTCCAAAAAGCTCTTGACGCCATCCGTGAACAGATAGGTAACGAACGTTACAATGAGCTGATTCAATCTGTTTAA
- a CDS encoding efflux RND transporter permease subunit: MFTKFIRRPVFAIVISIMIVFIGVLAIKKLPISQFPDIAPTTVNIFIDYPGSSADVLVKSTLITLEQAINGVQDMRYIATDATSAGEATLRIIFEPGTDPNDAVVRVKTRVDQVMPLLPELVQREGVIITPIQPSMLMYVNLYSKEKSIDEKFLFNYATVKMIPEIQRTKGVARAQILGSRRYAMRVWLDPDRMRAYNVSVEEVMKAMGEQSIIGRPGRLGQSSGIAAQSLEYVLTYKGRYSDPKEYEGIIIRANSAGESIHLRDIARVELGSEFVNIYSNLDGHPSAAIVLRQNYGSNASDVIEEVKEKLEVMKESFPPGVDYKISYDVSQFLDASIEQVIDTLRDAFILVALVVFIFLGDWRSTLIPILAVPVSLIGAFFVIQAFGLSINLITLFALVLAIGIVVDDAIVVVEAVHAKMEEKPRLTPFGAVREVLGEISGAIIAITLVMVSVFLPISFMTGPVGTFYRQFSITMASSIVISALIALTLTPVLCAMLLKNHHGHPPKKNILTRAIDGFNRGFDKMTGWYVGILRLIVNRRVVTFLVLAAFCAGIFLENQILPAGFIPNEDQSTIYAIIQTPPGTTLEKTNQVSQSLQKICEEVPGIESVSSLAGYEIMTEGRGSNAGTCLINLKPWSERDKNVKEIMEELEGKSRNLGATVEFFEPPAIPGFGTSGGFSMRLLDKNTDTDYSEFDKVNKQFMEDLGKRPELTGLFTFFAANYPQYELEIDNQLAMQKGVSIGKAMDNLNILIGSTYEQGFIKFNQFFKVYVQSDPAFRRLPSDILNLFVKNDAGEMVPYSAFMKLKKGQGPNEITRFNMYNSAAIQGLPAKGYTTADAIQAIREVAAKTLPKGYDIAFEGLSYDEAIRGNESLYVFLIVLAFVYMVLAAQYESFIIPLAVVFSLPVGVFGSFFMLKAMGLENNIYAQIGLIMLIGLLGKNAVLIVEFAVQKRQEGATILEAAIEGARVRFRPILMTSFAFVAGLIPLIVATGAGAIGNRTIGASALGGMLFGTIFGVVIIPGLYYIFGSLADGRKMIKDEEEGSLTEELVHSVDSFPHLEESEINEK; the protein is encoded by the coding sequence ATGTTCACAAAATTCATCCGTAGACCTGTATTCGCTATCGTGATCTCGATCATGATCGTCTTTATTGGTGTACTGGCTATCAAGAAATTACCAATTTCTCAATTCCCGGATATTGCGCCGACTACGGTCAATATCTTTATTGACTATCCCGGATCGAGTGCCGACGTACTGGTCAAATCCACGCTGATTACCCTGGAACAGGCCATCAACGGGGTGCAGGACATGCGCTACATCGCTACCGATGCCACCAGTGCCGGTGAGGCCACGCTCCGGATCATTTTCGAACCGGGTACCGACCCCAACGATGCCGTTGTCCGGGTGAAAACACGGGTTGACCAGGTGATGCCGCTGCTGCCCGAACTGGTGCAGCGGGAGGGGGTTATCATTACGCCGATTCAGCCCAGTATGCTGATGTACGTTAACCTCTATTCGAAAGAAAAGAGCATTGACGAGAAATTCCTGTTTAACTACGCTACGGTAAAAATGATCCCCGAAATCCAGCGGACGAAAGGGGTTGCCCGGGCGCAGATCTTAGGTAGCCGCCGGTACGCCATGCGTGTTTGGCTGGACCCAGACCGGATGCGGGCCTACAATGTCTCCGTCGAGGAGGTAATGAAAGCCATGGGTGAGCAAAGTATTATCGGGCGACCGGGTCGACTTGGACAAAGCTCCGGTATTGCGGCTCAGTCACTCGAATACGTGCTTACGTATAAAGGACGATACAGCGACCCGAAAGAATACGAAGGGATCATTATCCGGGCCAACTCGGCAGGGGAAAGCATTCACCTGCGGGATATTGCCCGCGTGGAGTTGGGTAGTGAATTCGTTAACATTTACTCCAACCTGGATGGACACCCATCGGCAGCTATTGTATTGCGGCAGAACTATGGTAGTAACGCCAGCGATGTAATCGAAGAAGTAAAAGAGAAGCTGGAGGTAATGAAAGAGTCGTTCCCGCCGGGGGTGGACTACAAAATCAGCTATGACGTATCACAGTTCCTGGATGCGTCGATCGAGCAGGTAATTGATACGTTGCGCGATGCCTTTATTCTGGTGGCTCTCGTCGTATTTATCTTCCTTGGCGACTGGCGGTCAACGCTGATTCCGATCCTGGCGGTGCCGGTATCGTTGATTGGGGCGTTCTTCGTCATCCAGGCGTTTGGGCTATCCATCAACCTGATTACACTCTTCGCTCTGGTACTTGCTATTGGTATTGTGGTCGATGATGCCATTGTGGTGGTGGAAGCCGTGCACGCCAAGATGGAAGAAAAACCACGGCTAACACCCTTTGGCGCGGTTCGCGAAGTACTGGGTGAGATCAGCGGAGCTATCATCGCGATTACGCTGGTGATGGTGTCGGTATTCCTGCCGATCTCGTTCATGACTGGCCCGGTTGGTACGTTCTATCGGCAGTTCTCGATTACAATGGCTTCTTCCATTGTGATTTCGGCCCTGATCGCCCTAACGCTGACACCGGTGCTGTGTGCCATGCTGCTGAAAAATCACCACGGCCACCCACCGAAGAAAAATATCCTGACCCGCGCAATCGATGGATTCAACCGGGGCTTCGATAAAATGACGGGCTGGTACGTAGGTATCCTGCGCCTGATCGTGAACCGGCGCGTGGTAACGTTCCTGGTACTGGCGGCTTTCTGCGCGGGTATCTTCTTAGAGAACCAGATTCTGCCAGCCGGCTTTATTCCGAACGAAGACCAGAGTACGATTTACGCCATTATCCAGACCCCTCCGGGTACTACGCTGGAAAAAACCAATCAGGTTTCTCAGTCGCTGCAGAAAATATGCGAAGAGGTGCCGGGTATTGAGTCGGTTTCGTCGCTGGCGGGTTATGAAATCATGACCGAAGGCCGGGGTTCGAACGCCGGTACGTGTCTGATCAACCTGAAACCCTGGTCGGAGCGTGACAAGAACGTAAAAGAGATCATGGAAGAACTGGAAGGTAAATCGAGAAATCTCGGCGCGACCGTTGAATTCTTCGAGCCACCAGCCATCCCGGGTTTCGGTACGTCGGGTGGTTTCTCGATGCGTCTGCTGGATAAAAACACCGATACGGATTACAGCGAATTCGATAAGGTCAACAAGCAGTTCATGGAAGATCTGGGCAAACGCCCCGAACTGACCGGTCTGTTCACCTTCTTTGCAGCTAACTATCCGCAGTACGAACTGGAGATCGACAATCAGCTGGCCATGCAGAAGGGCGTATCGATCGGAAAAGCAATGGATAACCTGAACATCCTGATCGGTAGTACGTACGAACAAGGATTTATCAAGTTCAACCAGTTCTTCAAAGTGTACGTGCAGTCCGATCCTGCTTTCAGACGGCTGCCATCGGATATCCTGAATCTTTTTGTCAAGAACGACGCGGGCGAAATGGTACCTTACTCGGCGTTCATGAAGCTGAAAAAAGGACAGGGGCCGAACGAGATTACTCGGTTTAATATGTACAATTCGGCGGCTATCCAGGGGCTTCCTGCCAAGGGATACACAACGGCCGATGCCATCCAGGCTATCCGGGAAGTGGCGGCCAAAACGCTGCCGAAAGGGTACGATATCGCGTTTGAAGGGCTCTCGTACGACGAAGCTATTCGCGGTAACGAATCGCTCTACGTATTCCTGATCGTACTGGCCTTCGTATACATGGTGCTTGCTGCTCAGTACGAAAGCTTTATCATACCGCTGGCCGTTGTTTTCTCGCTGCCTGTTGGGGTATTCGGTTCGTTCTTCATGCTGAAAGCGATGGGACTGGAAAATAACATCTACGCCCAGATCGGACTTATCATGCTGATTGGGCTGCTCGGCAAGAATGCCGTACTGATTGTTGAGTTCGCCGTCCAGAAACGACAGGAGGGCGCCACCATTCTGGAAGCCGCAATCGAAGGGGCCAGAGTCCGTTTCCGCCCGATCCTGATGACCTCGTTTGCCTTCGTAGCCGGTTTGATTCCGCTGATTGTGGCTACGGGGGCCGGAGCTATCGGTAACCGTACTATTGGTGCGTCGGCCCTGGGCGGTATGCTGTTCGGAACCATCTTCGGTGTTGTTATCATCCCTGGCCTCTACTACATATTCGGCAGTCTGGCCGATGGTCGCAAGATGATCAAGGATGAAGAAGAGGGATCACTAACCGAAGAGCTGGTTCATTCTGTAGACAGTTTCCCCCACCTAGAAGAAAGTGAAATCAATGAGAAGTAA
- a CDS encoding TolC family protein → MRSKQIVTWLGVTLSITLINTACKTPALVTKTENRTVPAAYVNTTDTARTNGPVAWSEFFTDPNLDTLIATALRNNQELNITTQEIAITRNEIQARQGEYLPFVGLRGEAGLDRPGRYTLQGATEEAVTIKERRTPDPLPNFLVGAFASWEVDIWRRLRNAKQAAVLRYQSSTEGRNFMITNLVGEIATSYYELLAYDNQLSILKENIDIQNNALRIVRLQKESARVTELAVRRFEAQVLHTREMQYSVQQRIVETENRINFLVGRYPQPVVRNSQSFVTLTPAVVRAGVPSQLLANRPDIKRAELDLAAAKLDVQVARANFYPRLDITAGAGFEAFNPMFLLSTPQSILYSLAGGLTAPLVNRLGIKSAYSSANARQTQAVYNYERTILNAYVEVANQLANISNLENSYNLKTQEVTALTQSTDIANTLFGNARADYMEVLLTQRDALEARFDLVETKMQQINATVNIYRALGGGWK, encoded by the coding sequence ATGAGAAGTAAACAAATCGTCACTTGGTTAGGGGTTACCTTGTCGATCACCCTAATCAATACCGCCTGCAAAACCCCGGCTTTAGTCACCAAAACAGAGAACAGAACGGTTCCGGCTGCTTACGTCAACACGACGGACACAGCCCGTACGAATGGTCCGGTTGCCTGGTCGGAGTTTTTTACCGACCCCAACCTGGATACGCTGATTGCCACGGCCCTGCGAAACAACCAGGAACTGAACATCACCACGCAGGAAATTGCCATCACGCGTAACGAAATTCAGGCTCGCCAGGGGGAATACCTCCCCTTTGTGGGCTTGCGGGGCGAAGCCGGGCTGGACCGGCCGGGGCGGTATACGCTTCAGGGAGCAACGGAAGAGGCTGTTACTATTAAAGAACGCCGGACACCCGATCCGTTGCCCAACTTTCTGGTCGGCGCTTTTGCCAGCTGGGAAGTCGATATCTGGCGGAGACTACGTAACGCCAAGCAGGCAGCGGTGCTCCGGTATCAGTCCAGCACCGAAGGGCGGAACTTCATGATCACGAATCTGGTCGGTGAAATCGCTACTTCGTACTATGAACTGCTGGCCTATGACAACCAACTGTCGATTCTGAAAGAGAACATCGATATTCAGAACAATGCCCTGCGGATCGTGCGGCTGCAGAAAGAATCGGCCCGGGTGACCGAACTGGCGGTGCGCCGATTCGAAGCCCAGGTGCTGCACACCCGCGAGATGCAGTACTCGGTTCAGCAACGTATCGTGGAAACCGAAAACCGGATCAACTTCCTGGTAGGTCGGTATCCGCAGCCTGTCGTTCGGAATTCGCAGTCGTTCGTTACGTTGACCCCGGCGGTTGTTCGCGCCGGTGTGCCATCGCAGCTGCTGGCCAACCGCCCCGACATCAAACGGGCGGAGCTGGATCTGGCCGCTGCCAAGCTGGACGTACAGGTGGCCCGGGCTAACTTTTATCCACGACTGGATATTACGGCCGGCGCTGGTTTCGAAGCCTTCAATCCGATGTTTCTACTATCGACTCCCCAATCCATTCTGTACTCACTGGCGGGGGGGCTGACTGCACCGCTGGTGAATCGGTTGGGCATAAAATCTGCCTATTCCAGCGCCAACGCCCGGCAGACGCAGGCCGTCTACAACTACGAACGGACGATCCTGAATGCTTACGTAGAAGTGGCTAATCAGCTCGCGAACATCAGCAACCTGGAAAACAGCTACAACCTGAAAACACAGGAAGTAACAGCCCTGACACAGTCGACCGATATTGCCAATACGCTGTTCGGCAATGCGCGGGCTGATTACATGGAAGTTTTGCTAACGCAGCGGGATGCACTGGAAGCGCGTTTCGATCTGGTTGAAACAAAGATGCAACAGATCAATGCTACGGTAAATATTTACCGTGCCTTAGGGGGCGGCTGGAAATAA